One window of Cupriavidus oxalaticus genomic DNA carries:
- a CDS encoding LysR family transcriptional regulator — translation MRDLDLTTLRLFVAVCETRNMARAGEQEHIVASAISKRLAQLEETVGATLLERRRRGVIPTPAGEIVLGHARVMLAAADRVTRDMVDYGSGVRGQVRLLATVSTMAESLPDDIAAFMQLPAHRDVRVTIEESLSSEVVRALRDGTAPLGICWDAADLEGFQTRPYRTDHLAAVVHAGHPLARADTCLFEDTLDYDQIAMPAQTAVQIMLTRYASILGRRMAHRAVVSTFDAALRCVRAELGIVIIPAEIATLVAAAFGLRVIPLRNDWARRRFAICCRDFSLLSPAAQLLVQFLEEAAAKEAAASGVVPAQTPARRKR, via the coding sequence ATGCGAGACCTCGACCTCACCACGCTGCGCCTGTTCGTCGCCGTCTGCGAAACCCGCAACATGGCGCGCGCGGGCGAGCAGGAACACATCGTTGCGTCCGCCATCAGCAAGCGGCTGGCGCAATTGGAAGAGACGGTCGGCGCCACGCTGCTGGAACGCCGCCGCCGCGGTGTCATCCCCACCCCCGCCGGCGAGATCGTGCTGGGTCATGCGCGCGTCATGCTGGCAGCGGCCGACCGCGTGACGCGCGACATGGTTGACTACGGCTCCGGCGTGCGCGGGCAGGTGCGCCTGCTCGCCACGGTGTCGACCATGGCGGAATCGCTGCCGGACGACATCGCCGCCTTCATGCAGTTGCCGGCGCACCGCGACGTGCGCGTGACGATCGAGGAGAGCCTGAGCAGCGAAGTGGTGCGCGCGCTGCGCGACGGCACGGCGCCGCTGGGCATCTGCTGGGACGCGGCCGACCTGGAAGGCTTCCAGACCCGCCCCTACCGCACCGACCACCTCGCCGCCGTCGTCCACGCGGGGCACCCGCTGGCGCGCGCGGATACCTGCCTGTTCGAAGACACGCTGGACTACGACCAGATCGCCATGCCGGCACAGACCGCGGTGCAGATCATGCTGACGCGCTATGCCTCGATCCTGGGCCGCCGCATGGCGCATCGCGCGGTGGTGTCCACCTTCGACGCCGCGCTGCGCTGCGTGCGCGCGGAACTCGGCATCGTCATCATCCCGGCGGAGATCGCCACGCTCGTCGCCGCGGCCTTTGGCCTGCGCGTGATCCCGCTGCGCAACGACTGGGCGCGTCGGCGCTTTGCGATCTGCTGCCGCGACTTCTCGCTGCTGTCGCCCGCGGCACAGCTGCTGGTGCAGTTCCTGGAAGAAGCCGCGGCGAAGGAGGCGGCCGCTTCAGGCGTTGTGCCCGCGCAGACCCCGGCGCGGCGCAAACGGTAA
- a CDS encoding SDR family NAD(P)-dependent oxidoreductase: protein MNFNGKNVLVTGARGNLGRAVAHAFAQAGARVVLLDRHDAPLPEVGSGHLALQADLLDADSLAKAIGAAVQACGRIDVVCNLAGGFAMGTGIHETSTADWNRLFDMNVGTVLNMARAVVPHMLAAGGGAIVNVGANSAARGLAQMGAYCASKDALARVTESMSAELRDQGIRVNAVLPSILDTPENRQAMPDADTSRWVALDALADVILFLASDAARAVQGALVPVVNRA from the coding sequence ATGAACTTCAACGGCAAGAACGTACTGGTCACCGGCGCACGCGGCAACCTGGGCCGCGCGGTCGCGCACGCCTTTGCGCAGGCGGGCGCGCGCGTGGTGCTGCTGGACCGTCACGACGCACCATTGCCGGAAGTCGGCAGCGGCCACCTGGCCCTGCAGGCCGACCTGCTCGATGCGGACAGCCTGGCCAAGGCCATCGGCGCAGCCGTGCAGGCGTGCGGGCGCATCGACGTGGTGTGCAACCTGGCCGGCGGCTTCGCCATGGGCACGGGCATCCACGAGACCAGCACCGCAGACTGGAACCGCCTGTTCGACATGAACGTGGGCACGGTGCTGAACATGGCGCGCGCGGTGGTGCCGCACATGCTGGCCGCCGGCGGCGGCGCCATCGTCAACGTGGGCGCCAATTCGGCGGCGCGCGGGCTGGCGCAGATGGGCGCCTACTGCGCCTCCAAGGACGCGCTGGCGCGTGTCACCGAATCGATGTCGGCCGAGCTGCGCGACCAGGGCATCCGCGTCAACGCGGTGCTGCCCAGCATCCTCGACACGCCCGAGAACCGCCAGGCCATGCCGGATGCCGATACCTCGCGCTGGGTCGCCCTCGATGCGCTGGCCGACGTGATCCTGTTCCTCGCCTCCGACGCCGCGCGCGCGGTGCAGGGGGCGCTGGTGCCAGTGGTCAACCGCGCCTGA
- a CDS encoding LysR family transcriptional regulator, whose protein sequence is MNIVSKDLNLLYVFHVLYQEGNASRAAARMALSQPALSHKLNRLRDELGDPLFVRAPRGLTPTPRAHELAPQVQRLVAELDAFYEACDGRDFLARGEAVHLYTTDYMEQLLLPALLPRLRRDAPGLVVVTHNTRGELPREELEKGTCDLAIAGFYEDLPDTFHQQRLCSEDFVVLASRSNPHLARGLDLDAFLACEHLLTTLTGDLNGVVDRALAAQGRKRKVVAGLSSFLAPSRLVRGTALLLTCLRSVADEAVARDPDLLLLPVPFALPRVEMMQIWHARTDADRLRRWLRQQIQEVAGSLQPQPLLQP, encoded by the coding sequence ATGAATATCGTCAGCAAGGACCTGAACCTGCTCTACGTCTTCCATGTGCTCTACCAGGAAGGCAACGCCTCGCGCGCGGCGGCGCGCATGGCGCTGAGCCAGCCGGCGCTCAGCCACAAGCTGAACCGGCTGCGCGACGAACTGGGCGACCCGCTGTTCGTGCGCGCGCCGCGCGGCCTGACGCCGACGCCGCGCGCGCACGAGCTGGCACCGCAGGTGCAGCGGCTGGTGGCGGAACTGGATGCCTTCTACGAGGCCTGCGATGGCCGCGATTTCCTTGCGCGCGGCGAGGCCGTCCATCTCTACACCACCGACTACATGGAACAACTGCTGCTGCCCGCGCTGCTGCCGCGGCTGCGGCGCGACGCACCCGGGCTGGTCGTGGTCACGCATAACACCCGCGGCGAGCTGCCGCGCGAGGAACTGGAAAAGGGCACCTGCGACCTGGCGATCGCGGGGTTCTACGAAGACCTGCCGGATACCTTCCACCAGCAGCGGCTGTGCAGCGAAGACTTCGTCGTGCTGGCATCCAGGTCCAACCCGCACCTGGCGCGCGGCCTCGATCTCGATGCATTCCTGGCTTGCGAGCACCTGCTGACGACGCTGACCGGCGACCTCAACGGCGTGGTCGACCGCGCGCTGGCGGCGCAAGGGCGCAAGCGCAAGGTGGTGGCGGGGCTGTCGAGCTTCCTGGCGCCGAGCCGGCTGGTGCGCGGCACGGCCTTGCTGCTGACCTGCCTGCGGTCGGTGGCGGATGAGGCGGTCGCGCGCGACCCGGACCTGTTGCTGCTGCCGGTGCCGTTTGCCTTGCCCAGGGTGGAGATGATGCAGATCTGGCATGCCCGCACCGACGCCGACCGGCTGCGGCGCTGGCTGCGCCAGCAGATCCAGGAAGTGGCCGGCTCGCTGCAGCCGCAGCCGCTGTTGCAGCCATAG
- a CDS encoding type 1 glutamine amidotransferase domain-containing protein has protein sequence MQILMVLTSHDQLGNTGKKTGFWLEEFAAPYYVFKDAGADITLASPKGGQPPIDPKSDDPDAQTDATRRFRADTAAQQALASTLTLDQVKADDFDAVFYPGGHGPLWDLAEDKRSIALIEQFDRLGKPVGAVCHAPGVLRHVKGADGQPLVQGKEVTGFTNSEEEAVQLTEVVPFLVEDVLKASGGRFTRGDDWASHVAVAGRLVTGQNPASSEAGAEAVLGLLK, from the coding sequence ATGCAAATCCTGATGGTGCTGACCTCGCACGACCAGCTTGGCAATACGGGCAAGAAGACCGGCTTCTGGCTGGAGGAATTCGCCGCGCCCTACTACGTCTTCAAGGACGCCGGCGCCGACATCACGCTGGCTTCGCCCAAAGGCGGCCAGCCGCCAATCGATCCCAAGAGCGACGATCCGGATGCACAGACCGATGCGACCCGCCGCTTCCGCGCCGACACCGCCGCGCAGCAGGCGCTGGCCAGCACGCTGACGCTGGACCAGGTAAAGGCCGACGACTTCGACGCCGTGTTCTATCCCGGCGGCCATGGCCCGCTGTGGGACCTGGCGGAAGACAAGCGTTCGATCGCGCTGATCGAGCAGTTCGACCGGCTCGGCAAGCCGGTGGGCGCCGTGTGCCATGCGCCGGGGGTGCTGCGGCACGTCAAGGGCGCGGACGGGCAGCCGCTGGTCCAGGGCAAGGAAGTCACGGGCTTTACCAACAGCGAGGAAGAGGCGGTGCAGCTCACCGAGGTGGTGCCGTTCCTGGTGGAGGATGTGCTGAAGGCCAGCGGCGGGCGGTTTACGCGAGGGGATGACTGGGCCAGCCACGTTGCGGTGGCGGGACGGCTGGTGACGGGGCAGAACCCGGCGTCGTCGGAGGCGGGGGCTGAGGCGGTGTTGGGGTTGTTGAAGTAA
- a CDS encoding penicillin acylase family protein — protein MRRTPRRLAAALALAATTVATTIPAAMAEAPARADRLAVPGLEKPATVLVDRWGVPHIYAGTLYDAFYVQGFMAARDRLWQIDLWRKRGLGEMAKDFGPAYADGDRMARAVLFRGDMYREWLAYGSDAKRVAEAFVAGVNAYVALTEQKPELLPPEFRKLNYKPARWQAEDIVRIRHHGLTLNFTGEIDRARLFCEAKADAVRADWIRRELDPPVEPRLSAGLDPCTVPAAELRRAYELATAAARFPKDAWSGAQNASIPLDQLYALVDPNSDTGRSLGSNNWVIGGKRTTTGRPILANDPHRSHGAPSLRYISHLNAPGMSVIGAGEPFLPGISIGHNGTIAFGLTRFYMDQEDLYGYELNPANAREYKYKGRWEPMETVTEEIVVKGESAPRKVTVDFTRHGPVLYADAARAWVLRAAWLDYGMAPYFGSMDYMRARNWDQFRAAMNRWGAPGENQVYADTGGNIGWIPGGLTVKRPNWDGLTPVPGDGRYEWAGYRNMDELPWAYNPAPGYIVTANENNIPPEHPAAKPGVGYEWSDSSRARRLKAVVGASPRSSVQDSMAWQNDTVSLPAQRVVALLKDVRSDDAQLARGLDLLRGWDGNERADSAAAALFEVWFSKHLRPAVVRAALPADAARLVGAGDAARVVAVLEQPDPWMPAARRNAVMLESLKAALAEVEGKLGPDPRGWQWGKLHTAVFTHPMDPILNDAERQQFNVNAGPIGGSAFTPMNTSYRNNDFRLTAGASFRMVLDVGNWDGSRVINTPGQSGNPASAHYRDLAPLWAKGEYFPLVYTRKAVERVSRERLELVPQ, from the coding sequence ATGCGACGCACCCCCCGCCGCCTTGCCGCTGCGCTGGCTTTGGCTGCCACCACCGTTGCCACCACCATCCCCGCCGCCATGGCCGAGGCGCCCGCGCGCGCCGACCGCCTGGCCGTTCCCGGCCTGGAGAAACCCGCGACCGTGCTGGTCGACCGCTGGGGCGTGCCGCATATCTACGCCGGCACGCTTTACGACGCCTTCTACGTGCAGGGTTTCATGGCAGCGCGCGACCGCCTGTGGCAGATCGACCTGTGGCGCAAGCGCGGCCTCGGCGAGATGGCGAAGGACTTCGGCCCCGCCTATGCCGACGGCGACCGCATGGCGCGCGCGGTGCTGTTCCGCGGCGACATGTACCGCGAATGGCTGGCCTACGGCTCCGACGCCAAGCGCGTCGCCGAGGCCTTCGTTGCGGGCGTGAACGCCTACGTGGCGCTGACCGAGCAGAAGCCGGAACTGCTGCCGCCCGAGTTCCGCAAGCTCAACTACAAGCCCGCGCGCTGGCAGGCCGAGGATATCGTGCGCATCCGCCACCACGGCCTGACGCTGAACTTCACCGGCGAGATCGATCGCGCCCGCCTGTTCTGCGAAGCCAAGGCCGATGCCGTGCGCGCCGACTGGATCCGGCGCGAGCTCGACCCGCCGGTCGAACCGAGACTCAGCGCCGGCCTCGATCCCTGCACGGTGCCCGCTGCCGAGCTGCGCCGTGCCTACGAGCTGGCCACCGCCGCTGCGCGCTTCCCCAAGGACGCATGGAGCGGCGCCCAAAACGCCAGCATCCCGCTCGACCAGCTCTACGCACTGGTCGACCCCAACAGCGACACCGGCCGCAGCCTCGGCTCCAACAACTGGGTCATCGGCGGCAAGCGCACCACCACCGGCCGGCCGATCCTGGCCAACGACCCGCACCGCTCGCATGGCGCGCCCAGCCTGCGCTACATCAGCCACCTGAACGCGCCCGGCATGTCGGTGATCGGCGCGGGCGAGCCGTTCCTGCCAGGCATCTCGATCGGGCACAACGGCACCATCGCGTTCGGCCTGACGCGCTTCTACATGGACCAGGAAGACCTCTACGGCTACGAGCTGAACCCGGCCAACGCGCGCGAATACAAGTACAAGGGCCGCTGGGAGCCGATGGAGACCGTCACCGAGGAGATCGTCGTCAAGGGCGAGTCAGCACCGCGCAAGGTCACCGTCGACTTCACCCGCCACGGCCCGGTGCTGTACGCCGACGCCGCGCGCGCCTGGGTGCTGCGCGCCGCGTGGCTCGACTACGGCATGGCGCCGTACTTCGGCTCGATGGACTACATGCGCGCGCGCAACTGGGACCAGTTCCGCGCCGCCATGAACCGCTGGGGCGCGCCCGGCGAAAACCAGGTCTATGCCGACACCGGCGGCAATATCGGCTGGATCCCCGGCGGCCTGACCGTCAAGCGCCCCAACTGGGACGGGCTGACGCCGGTGCCGGGCGACGGCCGCTATGAATGGGCCGGCTACCGCAACATGGACGAGCTGCCGTGGGCCTACAACCCGGCGCCCGGCTATATCGTCACCGCCAACGAGAACAACATCCCGCCCGAGCATCCGGCGGCAAAGCCGGGCGTGGGCTACGAATGGAGCGACAGCTCGCGCGCGCGGCGCCTGAAGGCGGTGGTGGGCGCCAGTCCGCGCAGCTCGGTGCAGGACTCGATGGCGTGGCAGAACGACACGGTGTCGCTGCCGGCGCAGCGCGTGGTGGCGCTGCTGAAGGACGTGCGCAGCGACGACGCGCAACTGGCGCGCGGCCTTGACCTGCTGCGCGGCTGGGACGGCAACGAACGCGCCGACAGCGCCGCGGCGGCGTTGTTCGAAGTCTGGTTCAGCAAGCACCTGCGCCCGGCGGTGGTGCGCGCGGCCTTGCCCGCCGATGCCGCCCGGCTGGTCGGCGCCGGCGATGCAGCGCGCGTGGTCGCGGTGCTGGAGCAGCCAGATCCGTGGATGCCGGCGGCGCGGCGCAATGCGGTGATGCTCGAATCGCTGAAGGCCGCGCTGGCCGAGGTGGAAGGCAAGCTCGGCCCCGACCCGCGCGGCTGGCAATGGGGCAAGCTGCACACCGCGGTGTTCACGCATCCGATGGACCCGATCCTGAACGACGCCGAGCGGCAGCAGTTCAACGTCAACGCTGGCCCGATCGGCGGCTCGGCCTTTACGCCGATGAATACCAGCTACCGAAACAACGATTTCCGGCTGACCGCGGGGGCCTCGTTCCGCATGGTGCTGGATGTTGGCAACTGGGATGGCTCGCGCGTGATCAACACGCCGGGGCAGTCGGGCAATCCTGCGAGCGCGCATTACCGCGACCTGGCGCCGTTGTGGGCCAAGGGGGAGTATTTCCCGCTGGTTTATACGCGCAAGGCGGTGGAGAGGGTGAGCAGGGAGAGGTTGGAGCTGGTGCCGCAGTAA
- a CDS encoding sulfite reductase subunit alpha — protein MSRPILSPFAGASWLALAGGVALSLLGPSRSAIAAGVVAAYAGFCGTVLATHRQRRTRVAALAGTTDGATLVAYASQTGFAEQLALQTATALQGAGMPVQLLSLADVDAGRLAACRQALFVVSTTGEGDAPDSACGFARRLLAGRADGLRELRYGILALGDSSYARFCAFGHALDHWLQRHRAQPLFDLIEVDNGDAGALRHWQNHLSALSGGAEIADWERQPYGDWVLAQRRHLNPGSHGAPAFHVVLEPRDRDALDWQPGDIAEVGPCHAPAEVARLLARLALDGATPVRCDARDLTLAEALATRMPLPDVHFAAMQAVPPQQLVDALSPLPHREYSIASLPQDGRLELLVRQARRDDGRLGLASGWLTEHAAVGARIALRIRANRSFHPPADDRPLILVGNGTGLAGLRAHLKACAAAARRRNWLLFGERSAQHDAFFADELAAWRADGTLQRVDHAWSRDGATPHYVQDALRAQAALVREWVQEGAAIYVCGSLQGMAGGVNEALTEILGEPALRQLADEGRYRRDVY, from the coding sequence ATGAGCCGTCCCATCCTTTCACCCTTTGCCGGCGCCAGCTGGCTGGCGCTGGCCGGCGGCGTGGCGCTGTCGCTGCTGGGACCGTCGCGCAGCGCCATCGCCGCCGGCGTGGTCGCCGCCTATGCCGGCTTCTGCGGCACGGTGCTGGCGACCCACCGCCAGCGGCGCACGCGCGTGGCGGCATTGGCAGGCACCACGGACGGCGCCACGCTGGTCGCCTATGCCAGCCAGACCGGGTTTGCCGAGCAGCTCGCGCTGCAGACCGCGACCGCGCTGCAGGGCGCCGGCATGCCGGTGCAATTGCTGTCGCTGGCCGATGTCGATGCCGGCCGGCTGGCCGCCTGCCGGCAGGCGCTGTTCGTGGTCAGTACCACCGGCGAGGGCGACGCGCCCGACAGCGCCTGCGGGTTTGCGCGCCGGCTGCTGGCTGGCCGCGCGGACGGGCTGCGCGAGCTGCGCTACGGCATCCTGGCGCTCGGCGACAGCAGCTACGCGCGCTTCTGCGCCTTTGGCCACGCGCTCGACCACTGGCTGCAGCGCCATCGCGCGCAGCCGCTGTTCGACCTGATCGAGGTCGACAACGGCGATGCCGGCGCGCTGCGCCACTGGCAGAACCACCTGTCGGCGCTCAGCGGCGGCGCCGAGATTGCCGACTGGGAGCGCCAGCCCTACGGCGACTGGGTGCTGGCCCAGCGCCGCCACCTGAATCCCGGCAGCCACGGCGCGCCGGCGTTCCACGTGGTGCTGGAGCCGCGGGACCGCGACGCGCTCGACTGGCAGCCGGGCGATATCGCCGAAGTCGGCCCATGCCATGCGCCGGCCGAGGTCGCGCGGCTGCTGGCGCGCCTCGCGCTGGACGGTGCCACGCCGGTGCGCTGCGACGCCCGCGACCTGACGCTAGCCGAGGCGCTGGCCACGCGCATGCCGCTGCCCGACGTCCACTTTGCCGCGATGCAGGCCGTACCGCCGCAGCAGCTGGTCGATGCGCTGTCGCCGCTGCCGCACCGCGAGTATTCAATTGCTTCGCTGCCGCAGGACGGCCGCCTCGAACTGCTGGTGCGGCAGGCGCGCCGCGACGACGGCCGGCTGGGGCTGGCCTCCGGCTGGCTGACCGAGCATGCGGCCGTGGGCGCGCGCATTGCGCTGCGCATCCGCGCCAACCGCAGCTTCCATCCACCCGCCGACGATCGGCCGCTGATCCTGGTCGGCAACGGCACCGGGCTGGCCGGCCTGCGCGCCCACCTGAAGGCGTGCGCCGCGGCGGCACGGCGCCGCAACTGGCTGCTGTTCGGCGAGCGCTCGGCGCAGCATGACGCCTTCTTCGCCGACGAACTGGCCGCATGGCGGGCCGACGGCACGCTGCAGCGTGTCGACCACGCCTGGTCGCGCGACGGCGCCACGCCGCACTACGTGCAGGACGCGCTGCGCGCGCAGGCGGCGCTGGTGCGCGAGTGGGTGCAGGAAGGCGCGGCCATCTATGTTTGCGGCAGCCTGCAAGGCATGGCCGGCGGCGTCAACGAGGCCCTCACGGAAATCCTCGGCGAACCCGCGCTGCGCCAGCTTGCCGACGAGGGCCGCTACCGGCGCGACGTCTACTGA
- a CDS encoding FAD:protein FMN transferase, whose translation MNRILVPVALQAPPVPPARDGRQHRWGGASMGTTWSVVAMLPPAADADAIGAGIASVIDGVIAQMSNWEPDSDISRFNRAGAGSWHELPPDCFAVLQCALQVARDSGGAYDPSAGPLVDLWGFGPAPRRGAPPSPDAVQAARGRCGWSRIELDDDARRARQPGGVSLDFCAIAKGFAVDAVARYLDTQGLAHHLTEIGGELRGHGVKPDGMPWWVALEAPPGLGSDEQEKQEKQHGQTLLALHGLSVATSGDYRRYFDRDGRRYAHTIDPRTGYPASHALASVTVIHPQCMLADALSTALTVLGPEAGMAHARRHGIAARFLVRTPGGFDEHLSPAFAAMLA comes from the coding sequence ATGAACCGCATCCTGGTCCCCGTCGCGCTGCAAGCACCTCCGGTGCCGCCCGCGCGCGATGGGCGGCAGCACCGCTGGGGCGGCGCGAGCATGGGCACGACCTGGTCGGTCGTGGCCATGTTGCCGCCGGCTGCGGATGCCGATGCCATCGGCGCAGGCATCGCCTCGGTGATCGACGGCGTGATTGCGCAGATGAGCAACTGGGAGCCGGATTCCGATATCAGCCGCTTCAACCGCGCCGGGGCGGGCAGCTGGCACGAGCTGCCGCCCGATTGCTTTGCCGTGCTGCAATGCGCGCTGCAGGTGGCGCGCGACAGCGGCGGCGCATATGACCCGAGCGCCGGGCCGCTGGTCGACCTGTGGGGTTTCGGCCCGGCGCCGCGGCGCGGCGCGCCGCCGTCGCCCGATGCCGTCCAGGCAGCGCGCGGCCGCTGTGGCTGGTCGCGCATCGAACTCGATGACGATGCAAGGCGCGCGCGCCAGCCCGGCGGCGTGTCACTGGATTTCTGCGCCATCGCCAAGGGCTTTGCCGTCGACGCGGTGGCGCGCTACCTCGACACGCAGGGTTTGGCGCACCACCTGACCGAGATCGGCGGCGAACTGCGCGGCCATGGCGTCAAGCCTGACGGCATGCCGTGGTGGGTCGCGCTGGAAGCGCCGCCGGGCCTGGGCAGCGACGAACAAGAAAAACAGGAAAAACAGCACGGGCAGACCCTGCTGGCATTGCACGGCCTGTCCGTCGCCACCTCCGGCGACTACCGCCGCTACTTTGACCGCGACGGCCGGCGCTATGCGCATACCATCGACCCGCGCACCGGCTACCCGGCCAGCCACGCGCTGGCTTCGGTCACGGTGATCCACCCGCAGTGCATGCTGGCCGATGCGCTGTCCACCGCGCTGACCGTGCTCGGCCCCGAGGCCGGCATGGCGCACGCGCGCCGCCACGGCATTGCCGCGCGCTTCCTGGTGCGCACGCCGGGCGGTTTCGACGAACATCTTTCCCCGGCTTTTGCCGCGATGCTGGCATGA
- a CDS encoding DUF4198 domain-containing protein has product MKPAANLSAILSPARSRMATHMATNLAVLALAALAPLAAHAHRQWLLPSATVLSGNDSWVTVDAAVSNDLFYFEHVPLRLDNLQVTAPDGSAVKAENAATGKYRSTFDVHLTQPGTYRVAVVNQGVFASYKVDGQAKRWRGSAENFAREVPANAQELTVTQAEGRVESFVTAGKPSDKGLRTTGRGLELAPITHPNDLVAGDTASFRLLLDGKPAANLKVEVVPGGIRYRDKLQELSVTTDADGKFSVKWPAPGMYWMEAEVRDDKATFKQAKSRRATYAVTVEVLPQ; this is encoded by the coding sequence ATGAAACCCGCCGCCAACCTGTCTGCCATCCTGTCCCCCGCCCGTTCCCGCATGGCCACCCACATGGCCACCAACCTGGCCGTGCTCGCCCTGGCCGCGCTGGCGCCGCTGGCCGCGCACGCGCACCGCCAGTGGCTGCTGCCGTCGGCCACCGTGCTGTCGGGCAACGATTCGTGGGTGACCGTGGACGCCGCGGTCTCCAACGACCTGTTCTACTTCGAGCACGTGCCGCTGCGCCTCGACAACCTGCAGGTGACCGCACCGGACGGCAGCGCCGTCAAGGCCGAGAACGCGGCGACCGGCAAGTACCGCAGCACCTTCGACGTGCACTTGACGCAGCCGGGCACGTACCGCGTGGCGGTGGTCAACCAGGGCGTGTTCGCCAGCTACAAGGTCGATGGCCAGGCAAAGCGCTGGCGCGGCTCGGCGGAGAACTTCGCCAGGGAAGTCCCGGCCAACGCGCAGGAGCTGACGGTCACGCAGGCCGAAGGGCGGGTCGAGTCCTTCGTCACCGCCGGCAAGCCCAGCGACAAGGGCCTGCGCACCACCGGCCGCGGCCTGGAGCTGGCCCCGATTACGCATCCCAACGACCTGGTCGCAGGCGACACCGCCAGCTTCCGCCTGCTGCTCGACGGCAAGCCCGCCGCCAATCTGAAGGTCGAGGTGGTGCCGGGCGGCATCCGCTATCGCGACAAGCTGCAGGAGCTCAGCGTCACCACCGACGCCGACGGCAAGTTCAGCGTTAAGTGGCCGGCGCCCGGCATGTACTGGATGGAAGCCGAGGTGCGCGACGACAAGGCGACCTTCAAGCAGGCCAAGTCGCGCCGCGCGACCTACGCGGTCACGGTAGAAGTGCTGCCGCAATAA
- a CDS encoding DUF2271 domain-containing protein, whose protein sequence is MRRLLSVTLTGMATVPFAGPALAADLNVKVEIPRLNVAGYHKPYVAMWVERADQSPVQTLAVWYDGKLKENEGTKWLKDMRQWWRKAGRDLNMPADGISGATRAPGEHTVSFRDGKNPLGKLPAGDYQLVVEAAREVGGRELVRVPFTWPPQAAQTARAKGDHELGGVTVDLKP, encoded by the coding sequence ATGCGCCGACTGCTCTCCGTCACCCTGACCGGCATGGCCACGGTCCCGTTCGCGGGCCCCGCGCTGGCCGCCGACCTGAACGTCAAGGTGGAAATCCCGCGACTTAACGTGGCCGGGTACCACAAGCCCTATGTGGCGATGTGGGTCGAGCGCGCCGACCAGAGCCCGGTGCAGACCCTGGCGGTCTGGTATGACGGCAAGCTCAAGGAAAACGAGGGCACCAAGTGGCTCAAGGACATGCGCCAGTGGTGGCGCAAGGCCGGCCGCGACCTGAACATGCCGGCCGACGGCATCTCGGGCGCGACCCGCGCGCCGGGCGAGCACACGGTCAGCTTCCGCGACGGCAAGAACCCGCTGGGCAAGCTGCCGGCGGGCGACTACCAGCTGGTGGTCGAAGCCGCGCGCGAAGTCGGCGGACGCGAGCTGGTGCGCGTGCCGTTCACCTGGCCGCCGCAAGCCGCACAGACCGCCCGCGCCAAGGGCGACCACGAACTCGGCGGTGTCACCGTCGACCTGAAGCCGTAA
- a CDS encoding PepSY-associated TM helix domain-containing protein, with amino-acid sequence MTESQPASGQQRRAFWLKHLHQWHWISSAICLIGMMLFAVTGFTLNHASQIEAKPAVETRHATAPAALLDTLRAQEPAGDGKARDRKAPVPEALAAWLAQALDVDAGGREAEWSADEIYVALPRPGGDAWVSLELDSGEAQYEKTTRGAISYLNDLHKGRNTGQAWSLFLDVFALACLVFSVTGLFLLKLHAGGRLATWPLVGLGLVVPLLLAVLFIH; translated from the coding sequence ATGACCGAATCCCAGCCAGCTTCCGGCCAGCAGCGCCGCGCGTTCTGGCTCAAGCACCTTCACCAGTGGCACTGGATCAGTTCCGCGATCTGCCTGATCGGGATGATGCTGTTTGCCGTGACCGGATTTACGCTTAACCACGCATCGCAGATCGAGGCAAAGCCCGCGGTCGAGACGCGCCATGCCACCGCCCCCGCTGCGCTGCTCGACACGCTGCGCGCGCAGGAGCCCGCTGGCGACGGCAAGGCCCGCGATCGCAAGGCGCCCGTGCCCGAAGCGCTGGCCGCCTGGCTGGCACAGGCGCTCGATGTCGATGCCGGCGGGCGCGAGGCCGAATGGTCGGCCGATGAAATCTACGTGGCGCTGCCGCGCCCGGGCGGCGATGCCTGGGTCAGCCTTGAGCTCGACAGCGGCGAGGCCCAGTACGAGAAAACCACGCGCGGCGCGATCTCCTACCTGAACGACCTGCACAAGGGCCGCAACACCGGCCAGGCATGGAGCCTGTTCCTGGATGTGTTCGCGCTCGCGTGCCTGGTCTTCAGCGTCACCGGCCTGTTCCTGCTCAAGCTGCATGCGGGCGGGCGGCTGGCGACCTGGCCGCTGGTCGGCCTGGGGCTGGTGGTGCCGCTGCTGCTGGCGGTGTTGTTCATTCACTGA